In Desulfopila inferna, the DNA window GATTAATTTCCCCGGGGTCACTCAGCCCAATATTCTGGTGTGCCTGACCCAGGAGGCCTACAACTCCTTTTCGCCGATCATCAGGCCGGGCGGCACCCTGCTCACCGACTCCCGCTACGTGCAGCAGGCCAAAAAGGTCGACGCCAAGCAGCTCGAGCTGCCGATGTACGAGCAGGTCATGGAGCAGATCGGCAAGCCGATTGTCTTCAATATCTGCGTACTCGGGGCTCTGATCGGCCTGACCGGTCTGATCAGGCCGGCATCCCTGCTGGCCACCATCAAGGATCGGGTACCTCCGGGCTTTATCGACATGAATACCAAGGCCTTTGAACTGGGCATGGATATGGGTGCCGAATATTCGATGCGCTGATCAGTGTCTGTCCAGGATTACATTCCTGGACAGACACAATCACTTTAATAAGAATATAGTCTAAAACTACCCAATTAAGGGAAAAACAATGGAAATCCAGCTTGGTTCTTCCTCTTCAACGGGGAGCTACATTATTGAAAAGGCGCAGAGCGTCGGTCTTGACCCCAAGGTGCTGTATGAAGCCGTCATCGATCTCTCTGCAGAGGGACTGATTACAGCAGGCTGTATTAATTTAGCTGCGGGAATTCTGCTGGAAGACCTCGGCCTGCCCAATTATTTCTTCGAAAACATCAGAAAAGAGTCTCTGGGACATCTTCTCTTTTCCATTGCCACAAGCATCAAGATTGTTGACGGCAGGGTCGCCCTGTATGGGCGGGTGGCGCATGTTGACTTTGATCTGGAAGAAACCAATACCATGCAGCGCGTGCGCATCGCCACGGCTGAGACACGCGACAGCATGGAAAGCGTACTCGAGGACCAGATCTCCGGGCACCGACGTGAGTATTACTACAGTCCGGAAAGCAATTATTATACATATATTATCCGCCCCGAAACCATTAAGGATTTTCCCACTGAAGATTATAGCGAATCCCGTTTTCTCTTTAATCTTGCAGGTGATTATGCGGTGACTCCGAAACCAACGCGGAGGCGCTATGAAAAATTTCTGGCGGCCCTGGATAAGTCGGTCATCCCTCTGGTCCAGTTTTTTAATCTGCCGGAAACCGGAGAGAGCAGACTGATGTTCAATTCGGATTTCGAAACGCCTCAGCTTCCCATACTCAGGAAATTGATGGCCGATCACGGGCTCATTCTGCTGCGCGGTTACTGGGAACCATACCTGGCAAAGGGCGAGGTTCAGTCATCAATCTGCACTCTCTATGTTCAGGGTGAGCTCTCCCGCAAGCAGGAGGCCGCCATCACCGAAGACCTGATAGCCT includes these proteins:
- a CDS encoding 2-oxoacid:acceptor oxidoreductase family protein, whose amino-acid sequence is INFPGVTQPNILVCLTQEAYNSFSPIIRPGGTLLTDSRYVQQAKKVDAKQLELPMYEQVMEQIGKPIVFNICVLGALIGLTGLIRPASLLATIKDRVPPGFIDMNTKAFELGMDMGAEYSMR